ctccacagCTTCGACGTCAGGTCTCCCATCAGCGCGACTTTGCAACACGACTATCTAACGGCGGTTAATCAGTGCTGCTCCCACCCGACCTGATCCCAGCTTCTCTAACCCACAGGATGACCGAGCACCACACCATCGCCTACTCGCTGGACACGACACAGCGCGTCCTGCAATGCCCCCATATCATAGACTCGATCATGGAGTACGCGGCACCCCAAGCTCGCGCCGTCTGCCTCCGTGTGTCTCGGCGTTTCCACATTCCAGCTGCGCGGGCGCTCTATCACACTGTCTGCCTCAGCCAGTCGAACATGGAGGCCTTCTTCCGCGGGGCGTTGGTGGGCAACGGAGGCGAAGATGCGCTCTCAGAGTGCGGTCTCGCAAAGGAGCGCGGCGAATGCACGATGCACGTCCCCGAACATCTCAAGAAGTTTGCCGTCTGGAACAGTACAGCAGACACCATGCCTGTTGGAGACTCGTCCACAGTTAACATGAAGGCCCCCCTCCTGAAGTTCGTCCGGGTGCTTACCATTACCCGACATCACTCATGCGTATGCTACGCCTACGGCCCGCACGCCAAGTCCCTGTtgcccaacctcgacatcgTGCGCGTCGCACCTGAACCGCGCGGCTCTCATTCCTTCGGGGTACAGTGCCCATGCGATTCTGGCCATTGCGCACTTCTCGGAGGCATACGCACACGCAAACTGGTGCTGCGCAACCTCGATGCCGGAGGTGTCGCACTCCTTGACGGGGTGCGCGAAGGACAGGCGCCTGTACCGCACGTGAACCACGAGCTGGTGTTCTTCCTCCCGACAGACGGTCGCCGGATTGATACTGATCTCTCCGAGGAGCTAGAGGGGTTTGGGCACAGCATCTACGGCGCAGACTTGCAGTCGATCGGCCAGATGTTTCGTCGGCCACCGGACTCTCCCATTGTGAAAATCGTGTTCAACCCGAcgtgggagggagagggcaCATACTCTCCTCCTGCTGCCACGGAAGACCCCGACTCCCAAAATGAGATCGAGGGCACTCACGACGGTtcggacggcgaggagagtTCCAACAGCGATGACGACCGGCCTGGCCATCCTTTCCCCGTCTGCTCTGATCGACTCATCTACACTTTGTCGACTATCATATCCTCTCGCAGCCGCAACTACGTTATTTATGGGCTGGAGAAGCTCCGCTTTCTCCCAGACGGCGAGCTGTTGACCGTCTTCGAAATCCTCTTCCCTGACACAGAGCTCACGCAGCGCGAGATCCTCAAGGCCGTTCGCCACGAGCTGCGGCACTCCAGCCTTATCAAGGGCTCGTCTATGAGCCCAcgtgagcttgaggagctcgaaTACGACAACAAAACACCCTACGATGTCACATACAAGACCCTGGAGGAGTATCTAGAGGACGAGGGAtcgcgccgacgagagcTCGCTGCCGACGGTTAGGGTTCGGCAAGATCTCATCGCCATGCCAGACCTATCCCGACGTGGCCTCAGCTAGACTTATGCACTTGGTCCCATTCACTTGcccgccgacgacgtcctGCACCGTCCCATTCACTTGCCCGCTGACGACGTCCGGCACCGTCCTTCAGCCTCAAAGCGTCTCTCTTTCAAGTGATCTGAAAAAAAAACCCCTGTTCGTGCGGGGGGTTGTATAATCCCCCAACACATCTCACAAGCGCCTCGTTAGCTCAGTGGTAGAGCGTGTCACTCGTAAGCGATGACAAGGTCAGTCGTTCAAGTCGGCTACGAGGCAGcttgatctcctccttagctcagttggtagagcgCGACACTAGTAATGTCGAGGTCAGTCGTTCGAGTCGGCTAGGAGGAATCGTCTCTTTTGAAAAGCAGAAACGACGGTGAAGTGTAGGGTTGTCTGGCCAGTTGCATGTCGAAGTGcatggtggaggtggatgtGCCTGAActgggtggaggtcgggCGGTTGAACGGCACGCGACAAAAACACAGCGCCCGACGCGGCAGCACTCTCCGTCAAACGGGAATGTGCAGGTTGCCTGAGTGGCTCGCTCTGCATGTCGGGCGAGATCTTGCCGCGAGGGCGCTTTGATCGTGGGTGCAGTGTGCCTGGGTCACTGCACGAGGCTGAGCAGCTAGCAGTGCCGCCCTCTGTTTGAGCTCTTGAGCGACACGATCAGTCACTAGGAGGGAGGGGTCAGTCATCTACTACAACCGTTCGCCCGTCTCTTTCGACCGCCCCCCGAGTAGCTCGTTGCCCAAGATGTCATCAGAGGCTCTAATTTCTATAATGGGAGGTCTAgtcctcagcctcgaccATCCAGTACGacggcgcgtcgagctgctgtAAGCTTGAAACCCGTTTTCGTAGCTCACCTTGTCAGCGCCAGATAGGAACGGCAGCCCAACGACGAAGAGGTActcgagcgtcttgccGCCGGCCTTGCGGATAAGCTCGCcggccgcagccgccgaTCCGCCAGTAGCAATGAGgtcgctggtgtcagatGCTAGGAACCCTTGATCTGTCTGTTTCCCAGACTCGGGGTAGAGCAGGCATACTTACTCAACGACAATGACCGTCTGGCCCTCCTTGATCGCATCCTTCTGCATCTCGAACCGGTCCACCCCGTACTCCTTGGTGTACTCGGCAACGTAGCAGTCTCCGGGGAGCTTGCCGACCTTGCGGACGGGGACGAATGCCGCACCGAGGCGCATGGCGATGATGGGACCGAAGAGGAAACCGCgggcgtcaaggccgacaatGACATCGGGCTTGACACCGGGGTGCACCTTGGCGATGTGCGAGACAAAGTGGGTGATGAGCATCTCGAAGGTAAAGGGGTCGCGAAggaggctggggttagcacAGGCACCAGCGGCGCGAATTCATCATAGAGTGACTATGTGGGATCGGTGGGCTTGAGCGTACTGAGGCTGCGAGGCTGCGAGGCCGCCAGGATGCAGACCTCctggagaggtggagagcTCAACCGCGCAATGGGGAAATAAGGACTCACGGGAAGATGTCAATAAAGGTGATTCCCTCCTTGGGGAACCCCGGGTGAACACCCAGCTGGGACTTGAGGTACGCGACGTCGGACATGGTGAGCAGAGCGGTAACAACAATGTGTACACACGTTCAAAACAAAAATCCGGAGAGAGATTTACGTAACGATATGGAACCACGTGCGGGCGTGCTTTCCACTCCATTCGGATGGGTAACATGTGCCACAGACATCCATACAGCACACGTATGTTGACGTGGAGTGCACGAACTAGTGCGGATTGTGCGGTCGCTTGGATCGACACCGCGACGGGGCCATGTCAGTCACTCGTGCTAGTCGGCAGCTGCGCCCCGCTCTCCCTCCCTGAACCCCGCTGCAGGTTTGCCAATtccaccgccgcctccactgccactgccactcTGAAGCCTACGGTGCATCACTACGTCCTTAGATAGCTTTGTTCTCGGGCCCTACGTCGGATTATGGGCCGGATCCTTCTGCTTGAATGACTActcggccttgatctcgatcttggtctcggtctcgctGGCGGTGTGGCGCCAAGCGGCAGCCTCCTCACGGCGCTTGCTCGCTTCGTCGGCTGCCAGGCGCGCCACCTCAGCGGTGGCACGGGATTCGTCTGCACTCTTGCGGGCCACCTCGACGGCAGCGCGAGCCTCGCCCACTTCAGAACGGGGGTCGCAGATAGGAGCcgcgggagcgggagcggggTTGTGGTTGGggacgtcgtcggccatgTTGAGATTTGTGCTAGATGACGGCGAGTCACCAAGGAATGCCGTGGTAGCGCTCGAGACTGTCGAGGTGGTCAaggtggtcgaggttgtggaAGTTGAGAggggacgaggatgagcttgagcggTGCTAGGCTTGCGCTTTGAGCGTTGGAAGAGGTTGCGGAGGTGCGAACGGAGGGACATGGTTTGTTAACAAGGATGAAAGAGCCTAGCGGAGGGATTGTCGCCCCAGTAACAGGTCACCAGGTCACGCACGGCTGCGCACGGGGCGTCTTTGAGGAGAGTCACACTTTAGTTGGCCCACTTGGCACCGCTCTCACGGTTCTGATTGCTACGCTTGGACGTCAGTAACGACATCCGGTAGCAAGATCGCGTGGGCACACGCGTGGGTGTGGAGGACAAACCAAACGGCGATCGAGCACCAGGGGACAGCGCCGCGTGGGCAATGAGGCTCCGAGCTCCGCAGCTCAACTCGTCCCCTCAACTACTCGGCGTGCTCCCCGACCATGGTATGCAATTACCATAATACAACGCTGCGATAATACAACTGATGGAACTGATGGAACTGATGGACGCTGACTTCAACTGCTTACTCGGAAGCGCGTTTTTCGCACCTGAAACGGATCGCCTCACGGGATTGTCGTCAGATCAGATAGCCCGCACGATCCCATTGCACATCAGGTTCAGTTCCTCCTTCCTACTCAAGGGTGGATGTAGgtgagaaggaggagggaaggtgacgaAGAGACGAGACTCACGCGCGCTTGATGCTTGGCAACCTGGTCCACGTCGATGTCTCCGCTACGGACGCGGTGCCAGGCATCGACAGGCCCTTGGAGTTTCTCTTGCGTGCGCGGTCCTGGTTGGGTTGGTGAGAGGAAGGAAaagtggaggaaggcggcgaAGGTGGGTAATCGGCAGAGGGAAGGAGCGGTGGGTGAGTCAACCGACcgtggtggcgaggaaggttcGTTGCTCGGTTCTGGAAATATTGTTGTTAGCAAGAGGGTATACAACAGACATCGAGAGCTGGCTGATTGTACCGTCGTGAGAGGTGATGACGTTCGTTAAACATGCGGCACCCCTCGCCGCATTAGCTGCCGACGCCCGCGTGCTCGCCAAGTTACCCTGGACTCTATCCGATCCTGGTGCATCTGTATCTGTATCTTGCCGCTACACTCCGTCCAAGCCTCTGCTTAGACAATCTCATACTTGTCAACCGTGAGCACCTTCTCCTGCGAGAAGgtgacgtcgccgccagcgaGGAGCTCAGCGCTCGCAACGTCGACGTTGGCAAGCGAGCCGGCGGCCGCAAACCCAACGTTGACGGGGAAGAaggcgtcgccgtcgccgtcgcagTGGAACTCGAGGGAGCCGTTCGGCgagtcggcgtcgacctcgtcgatcgTCCACGTGAACGCGCCGCGGTCCGCGCTCCAGTTGACATCTGGGTCTGCGACAACGGGGAGGGCGTTGGGTGGAATGGGGAtcgagatgacgaggttgcGGATCGTCAGGTgctgcgcctcgagctcgtacTCGACCGCAACGTCCGAGGTACCGTCACCGCGGCCTTGAGGCCAGACCGTCACAGTAATAGGCACGTTGCTCTCGTCCTTGGACGCCAATCTCCAGCGAAGGACCTTGAGTCCCTGCCCGACTGGGAAGGAGCGGCtcgcgtccttgagcgcaaTGACCTTGTCGCCCTTGGGCGCAAACTTGGCGACGTTGGGGTGCTGCCGGAATTGCAGGTCCGAGTAGTCGTTGGgcgtgagcgtgagcttgagcttggcgtaGTCGGCCTCAGAGATGCGCAGGTCCAGGTCGCCTTTCAGCTCAAAGTTCTCCAGCCCCCCGTCGCGGTGCATCGTAACCGacagctcctccttgatcgTGACGTGCacgctgctgtcagcttgtccCTCTGATATATAGCTCACCTCTCCTGCTCCACCTTGTCCAGGACGTCCGCCGACACGGCGACCTccggctctggctctggctctaGCTCCGGCTCCGGCTCcggctcgagctcaacctcgtgACCGAGCGCCGACATGAGGTCGTTCTGGCGGCCCTTCTTGCCGAGCTTCATACCGCTGCCCTTGAACACGGGCTTGGACGTAGCTGGTGCTGGGGATGGTGTGCGGTACTCCTGCTGTGGTGCCTCGAAGCGCGGAGTTGACGCCACAGGCGCGTATCCGCCAGCCATGCCGCCGTAACCCCCGCCCATCCCCCCCATGCCGCTTCCGTGGCGCGACGCCTGCGCATTGCGCTGctgctcgcggcgctgcatctcgagctgcttggcgcggcgcttgagctcctcctttgcctcggcctccttgtTGCGCGCGATGATCTCCTGGATCTTCTCCTCGTGCgactcgccctcgagtACGCTCCGCACCTGTTGCAGGGACACGTTCTCCTTGTAGCCAAGCGAGACAACCTCGTCAAACGCACACAGCAGGTCGAACGCGTGGTGAAGGATCGCTGCCTCGGTCATGGAGGGCGTGAGTGACGAAATGAGGCGCACCACCAGCTGAAGCGTGTTGATGTCCTGCAGGATGTTGCTTCCCTTGTTGGTGATCAAGAGCACAAACAGCTCCTCGAACGGCTGGTACACAAAACGCACATCGTTCGTCTCGACCGTCGTGTGTTGCGAGTTGGCGGGGATGAGCTTGGGGAACGACGCAAGCAGGCCGTCgatgcgcgagcgcgggaTAGGGCGGAACTGTCGAGAAAGCAgcgctggggtcagccCGTCGGCCTGTTGCGATACTCACGCTTCCCGCTTCGGGTGCAGATGGACGCGGCGAGAACGACCTGGGTGTTACTAGAGTCCCTTAGGCCGCCTGTGGACTTACCATGTCGGCGCGCTTGCTGCTGTCTTGTTGTGAATGCGAGTTGAACTCTGGAGCAGTGGACGCGGATGGACGTGGAGGCGTGGAGGGTTGTAGTCGTGCGGGTAAACAGGGAGGCCAATTTAAGATTCGTcacccctccacctccagGAGCCCAGCCTCAGCCCACGCCCGCTCTGCTCTTAATGCACATGCACGGGCACGCACTTGCGCTAGAATATAGATACATGCTCCCAGACTATGCGGACTATGTGCGGATACAGACATAACACTCAATCGAACATCATCGGTTCTTGCTTCACTTGGGGGCTGTAGCGCTTGGACGGCGATGTGCTGCGTGAATTGGACTTGGACTTGTCATGATGGTCGCCGGGGGGACGGAAGAACGCCGCAGCGGAGGGAACGTTCGAATCGAAGCTAAAGCTAGATCCCGCATCGATACTAGAACGCGGGGAGAAGCGTGCGTGGCCGCGGTCGGGCGGCTTGGGCGCTCCGAGACGGAGCGTGACCttcggcgagctcgcggcaCCAGGCgacgcctcgcgcgcgtcaaCGATGCCCGGCGCCTTCTCGTTGATCTTGAGACGCAGCGCCTTGGCACCTGCCGACTCGCGGGGGAAtttctcgccctcgacgtgcTGGACGACCTTCTTGCCCGCAGGCAAGCCGCCCTTGCTCCAGCGCTCCATGCCGCGCGGGCCCGAATCCCACGTCGCGCGGAAGAAGAACTCTGGCTCGTTACCCGTCGCCTTGCCCCGTgccttggcgagcgcgctCTCGTCTGCGCCGCGTACAGCCGGCCCAAAGAGAATCGGTCCAGCATCGTTCTGCTGTGCTTGTGGTGGCCTTAATGCAGTGAGCCTCTCCCTCAGCGATGGAGGGAGGTAGGGTGAGCGGATCTTTTGGAGGAGCGACGACACGATACCATTCTGGTTCGGATTAACAGGTAACAACTTAGGAGGAAGACTCTCCGAGTGTGAAGGCACGATTGGCGAGATGCGGGgcggtgggagggggatggagagcgTGTCCTCGGTAGTGAACACCCCCGGATTGCCGACAGTCAAGCGCAGTAGGTCGGCTGCTTGCCGGCGTCCGTCTGTCTGCCGCAACGCGACGGACGGCTCGCCCTTGACAGCCGCATACGTTGAGATAAGGTAGGGAAAGGAAGACGGCGCAGGAGGGAATTCTGGCGGGGATGCCGAATGTGGTGGGTCCATCCACTGGTGGTTCTCCGCGAGCGTTGATGATGCGAACGCAATTGGTCGGCGATATCGGTCGGCCACTGACAGtggcgcgggcgcgctGTCCATAGGTGCCGCTACCGTCCCTAGGCCGCTGGTACCCGCGATGATGTTGTCAGTTGGCAGTGGTGGGAGCCACGACATGTCGGGTGACTTTGGACGGTACAGCGTGCGGATGTCAAAAGCGGGCTCTTCCAGAACCTCCTCAATCTTGACCtgggcgtcgtcgtcgatgtcCATcgcgtcttcctcctccgcgtcgacctcgtcatcacTCTCGACGGGCACAAAGTGCGCTTCGACGCCCTCGCTAATCGTGAGGCCGTCGCGCAGGTAGCCTGAGTTTGTTAGGCCGGATGGGCGGCTCTACTTACactccagctcctccatcttggTACCGACGAACGACACCTCTTTGTCGATGCTGACGGTCCATTCCTGCAGTTCGCCTATCCCACCGACACCGAGGTCCTGTAATGTCGTGACCACATCGACGGCAGCAACCTTGGACCGCCCAGCGAGTGCCGCGCGACCAGTGCATTCCtcagcgacgaggcgaAGATAGCGTGCCaggatggaggagaggttgagagaggctgcgcgcgacgtGGAAGCGAATCCAGCATGGGCGAGCGTGTGGAGCGCTGCGAGGTGGAGCACAGCGTccggcgacgcggccatGATGGTCGTGTGCGGGTGggttgttgttggtggtTTGAGTTAGTTGGATGAAACGGGTGTCAACAAGTGGCAAGTACGGGCCAGGGTGTgttggggggggggggggttaGGATCAGTGACGGAATGACCACGTTGTGCCACTTTCGGCGTTTTCGGAGCCAAGCCTAAATTGTTGCAGAGGATAGTTGCGTGcggtggagggaaggcaAGGAACCGTGTGTACAGTGAGGGTTTGTGCGGTGAGGTCTAAGCGCGCAATATGGGAGACACGGGGGGCGAGCCAGGGAGAGTTGAAGGGAATGGGAGGCTAACCGGTCCAGGCGGGCTCTGCGTATACTATGTACCAAGCTGGTGCTCTGTTGGGTGGTCTGGGTGGCAGGCCCTTACCACGGTGGGTGATTGGATATCAACCCCCAAGCCTTTTCCTTCAATCGTCTCTTCTAAAATCTACTCTTTCTAAGTCGTCTCCTCACCTAAAACATCTTATCAAGTGAGCACACAACGACAACAACATTGTCAACCCAGCTCTTCAACCACAACACAACAAGCTAACAGACTCAGAAAtgtccgacgacgagcaccACGAGACTTTCGAGCAGGCCGGCGCCGGTGAGTTGTCAAATTTCTGTTGACCCGTCCAACACGACGGGCAGCAGTTCAGAAAACGCAACACGTCTTCTCCTgtctcctccatctctgAGCGGGTGCTGACGATGCAGGCGCCTCGATGACCTTCCCGTACGTATCGCGGCTGTTCCGGCGGCTCGTCAAGCGTCGTTCGCGACACCACCGTGGACCTCTTAAGGAGGGCCCACGCGCAGACAGGGCCACAACTAACGCGACAGGATGCAGTGCTCGGGTCTTCGCAAGAACGGCCACGTTGTCATCAAGGTGAGTACGAGTCCGCGA
Above is a genomic segment from Cutaneotrichosporon cavernicola HIS019 DNA, chromosome: 1 containing:
- a CDS encoding uncharacterized protein (Bromodomain associated), whose translation is MAASPDAVLHLAALHTLAHAGFASTSRAASLNLSSILARYLRLVAEECTGRAALAGRSKVAAVDVVTTLQDLGVGGIGELQEWTVSIDKEVSFVGTKMEELECYLRDGLTISEGVEAHFVPVESDDEVDAEEEDAMDIDDDAQVKIEEVLEEPAFDIRTLYRPKSPDMSWLPPLPTDNIIAGTSGLGTVAAPMDSAPAPLSVADRYRRPIAFASSTLAENHQWMDPPHSASPPEFPPAPSSFPYLISTYAAVKGEPSVALRQTDGRRQAADLLRLTVGNPGVFTTEDTLSIPLPPPRISPIVPSHSESLPPKLLPVNPNQNGIVSSLLQKIRSPYLPPSLRERLTALRPPQAQQNDAGPILFGPAVRGADESALAKARGKATGNEPEFFFRATWDSGPRGMERWSKGGLPAGKKVVQHVEGEKFPRESAGAKALRLKINEKAPGIVDAREASPGAASSPKVTLRLGAPKPPDRGHARFSPRSSIDAGSSFSFDSNVPSAAAFFRPPGDHHDKSKSNSRSTSPSKRYSPQVKQEPMMFD
- the RET2 gene encoding uncharacterized protein (The coatomer is a cytosolic protein complex that binds to dilysine motifs and reversibly associates with Golgi non- clathrin-coated vesicles, which further mediate biosynthetic protein transport from the ER, via the Golgi up to the trans Golgi network. Coatomer complex is required for budding from Golgi membranes, and is essential for the retrograde Golgi-to-ER transport of dilysine-tagged proteins) is translated as MVVLAASICTRSGKPLLSRQFRPIPRSRIDGLLASFPKLIPANSQHTTVETNDVRFVYQPFEELFVLLITNKGSNILQDINTLQLVVRLISSLTPSMTEAAILHHAFDLLCAFDEVVSLGYKENVSLQQVRSVLEGESHEEKIQEIIARNKEAEAKEELKRRAKQLEMQRREQQRNAQASRHGSGMGGMGGGYGGMAGGYAPVASTPRFEAPQQEYRTPSPAPATSKPVFKGSGMKLGKKGRQNDLMSALGHEVELEPEPEPELEPEPEPEVAVSADVLDKVEQESVHVTIKEELSVTMHRDGGLENFELKGDLDLRISEADYAKLKLTLTPNDYSDLQFRQHPNVAKFAPKGDKVIALKDASRSFPVGQGLKVLRWRLASKDESNVPITVTVWPQGRGDGTSDVAVEYELEAQHLTIRNLVISIPIPPNALPVVADPDVNWSADRGAFTWTIDEVDADSPNGSLEFHCDGDGDAFFPVNVGFAAAGSLANVDVASAELLAGGDVTFSQEKVLTVDKYEIV
- the APT1 gene encoding uncharacterized protein (Phosphoribosyl transferase domain); this encodes MSDVAYLKSQLGVHPGFPKEGITFIDIFPLLRDPFTFEMLITHFVSHIAKVHPGVKPDVIVGLDARGFLFGPIIAMRLGAAFVPVRKVGKLPGDCYVAEYTKEYGVDRFEMQKDAIKEGQTVIVVDDLIATGGSAAAAGELIRKAGGKTLEYLFVVGLPFLSGADKLDAPSYWMVEAED